The Streptomyces durmitorensis genome contains the following window.
CTTCTGGATGCCGAGGATCTCCATGAGCTCGACGGTGCGGGCCGCCGCCTTCTTCCGTGCCGTTCCGGTCAGTTGGGCGGGGAGCTGGATGTTGTCGGCGACGGTGAGGTCGTCGAGCAGGTTGAAGAACTGGAAGACCATGCCGACCTGTTCGCGGCGGAAGCGGGCGAGCGCGTGCTCGCTCAGCCGGTCGATGCGCCGCCCCGCCACCGTGACCGTGCCGTCCGTCGGCTTGTCCAGCCCTGCGACGAGATTCAGTAGCGTGGACTTGCCGCTGCCGGAGGGGCCGGTCACCGCCAGCGCCTCGCCCTGGGCGACGCCGAGGTCGAGCGGGCCGAGCGCGGGCGCGCCCGCGCTGTCGTAGCGCTTGGCCACGGCCTTCAGTTCGATCACGTGAGTCATGGCAGGTGTCCGTCCTTGCGGTCGATGGCTCATGCGGTGCCGGCTCAGCGAACGTAGGAGCGGGCGCCGCTCGGGCGCGTCGGCCGCGGCACCGACATGCGGTGCTCCCCGCGGA
Protein-coding sequences here:
- a CDS encoding ABC transporter ATP-binding protein produces the protein MTHVIELKAVAKRYDSAGAPALGPLDLGVAQGEALAVTGPSGSGKSTLLNLVAGLDKPTDGTVTVAGRRIDRLSEHALARFRREQVGMVFQFFNLLDDLTVADNIQLPAQLTGTARKKAAARTVELMEILGIQKHARAYPGRLSGGERQRVAVARALVNRPALLLADEPTGALDTASGHDVRELLVDLHRGGQTIVLVTHDLALAQACASRTIHLVDGHLALDTHAQAVR